From Demequina lutea, a single genomic window includes:
- a CDS encoding nucleotidyltransferase domain-containing protein encodes MTPTLEGEILPVLARVESSLTVGQIRSLLPHRSDEGIRKALHRLSAQGIVNSEHVGDVVGHRLNRRHLAAPHVVAIARLRDTLIERMQESLKVWPTPPRWAALFGSAARGEMRVDSDIDLFMVDPGVDAELWEMWTSAFAADVSAWTGNDLRILSLTEEEVRLGAAKRDPIIESLLADALVVSGPTDWLRRTVRSARR; translated from the coding sequence GTGACTCCGACACTAGAGGGGGAGATCCTTCCAGTGCTCGCTCGAGTCGAGTCGAGCCTTACCGTTGGCCAGATACGGTCACTGCTTCCGCATCGCTCGGATGAGGGGATCAGGAAGGCGCTGCATCGACTGAGCGCGCAGGGCATCGTGAACTCGGAGCACGTGGGTGACGTCGTCGGCCACAGGTTGAATCGACGCCATCTTGCAGCACCGCACGTGGTCGCGATCGCGCGTCTGCGCGACACGCTGATCGAACGCATGCAAGAGAGCCTCAAGGTCTGGCCGACACCGCCGCGGTGGGCTGCATTGTTTGGTTCGGCCGCCCGTGGTGAGATGCGCGTGGATTCCGACATCGACCTGTTCATGGTCGATCCCGGGGTCGATGCTGAGCTGTGGGAGATGTGGACCAGTGCATTCGCAGCCGACGTGTCCGCCTGGACAGGGAACGACCTGCGCATACTCAGCCTCACAGAAGAAGAGGTGCGACTTGGCGCGGCCAAGCGAGACCCGATCATCGAGTCGCTGCTCGCTGACGCGCTCGTGGTGTCCGGGCCGACGGATTGGCTGCGTCGTACGGTGAGGAGTGCTCGACGATGA